The genomic region tgaaaaaaaaaaaaatattcaaaatgaatttaaacagcACGTtatcaggagcctgtgatcaatacaagtgttcattgtcctgtttaggagtttgagtttaaactaaaaaagtgagtgactaactgaaaaactctgTGGTCTGATTGTGTTAAGGTGCAGGTCAAAACTCTAACAGGTtgacagagtagtgccttcGTTAGCTTCACACcgccagagaatgttgatgacgtcaTCTGTAAAGTACCAATAGAATTCCACTGGTTTGGTATGAATTTAGCAACAGTGACCTCACCTTTTAGTGCCcaacttcattaaaaaaaacacatttacaacaaaCTTGAGAGATGGGGTAAACACAAAatggtttatttgtttattggcGGTTTACTATTCCACATAGAGTGAAACCAATATAAATACATCTTAAAAAGAGTGGTGTTTCAAACTGATGAGACGTGCATGTGGCAAGAGAGCAATTCTGAacaaagaggagaaaaaaaaacaaaactaaaatgtctATCAATGCTCCGGATGTTACAATGCTGGTCTCAGCGTTAACTGTCCAATCTGTccctgtgacatcatcagtcgCAGGGCAGACTTTAAACTTCATTCACACCAGAGTTACATTTCTTAGACACCACATTAAGTCAGTGGCGATTTACTTTTCTCCTGATGTGAAATGTAAAGACAGAAATGGAcacattatattttaataaactattttaaacttgtttagGATGATCttagtaaaaatatttattatcgGTGAGAAGTGTCATGTAATTATCCACCTGGAGCAGACGATTAGATCTGAAAGAGAATAaagcaaaacattacatttggtatgtttaaaggtgcactgcataGCTTTTTTTACAGCAACAGCTCGTCTCCACagtgatgttactgctttggaatgttccacattacagcattaaacatagaAATCTAGTTTATATCTTGCCAGATGCATTCTTAATTCTCAGAGTGGGCTCGCCCATCTCCATGAAAACTTTAATGCCGTACTACAGAACATTCTGAGGAAAACAATAACCACTGGTAACTTGGTATTATTTACCTCAATTATTTCAGACCTCCCATCTGTCTGTTAGCATACAGACAAACTGACATTCATACATTTAATCTAATGGGTAATTACATGGATGTCAGTTTAAAGCTTTAGGCATATTTCTTATATAAACTACTCTCACTGTATCCTGTTATAaaccaatatatatataaaacgttAATAAATCAACTGACatcaattccatccaaaatggaGAGACATTATGCACAAGGAAGCCATTTTTTGTCAGATTAtacaaaatatgttattgttaCTTGTCAAATCAAGTTttttttggcccttgtttacattgtggttgctaggtaaccgtTATGGAATTATCTCTACCTTGTAAGTCATGTTTGCtgtctgtgtccaaccaggaagtgaaattataaacttctAAACTAAAATCTTTAAtgttgtcatatgcactttaaactatTCTCATTATTATAAAAGCgatatttaaaaaacattaataactcTGATTGTGGTTTAGtgttaaataaagtttttacATCGTCAACTTCATCGACGTCATCGCCCATGTCATCAAACTGGATCTCATCGTCTTCAGGCCCAGTCCCGTCAATGTCGTTGATTTTAGCTGGagaaaaaacaaaggaaattTAGGTAGATATCCCACAGGGTTTAGGTTGATACAGTGTTAGTGtaacgatactaaaatttctaaaCTAAGGAATAGTCGACACTCAATGCCAATTCTGATACCtcaataataagaaaaaacactctttagacaaaataatgtaattttcaacattaaatggtaggactttcttttaaattaccatgtggtcttatatctgtgtaatccctcagtcgtccagtaggttcacagtggtccatgagtgtacactagtctatgtggtcttgtacTTAATGTTTGCTAAATATTTACTTTGTacctgacatttaaaacaaaaaagaagagatgtagcattttatatttgtttttaatatgtagcagaagaaaatgtcattattgCCATTGACACTCATATACTGTTGCCACTCAGTCTAAAAATTCAGAAAGTTGTAATATCTGTATAATCTGTTTATCACATTGGCAACGCCTGCTCTATATGGAGGTAACGCCTGCTCTATATGGAAATAGCGCCCTCTGGCGGACACCGTTCCTGAACTTACCATGCTCTGGCAGCTCCCCATAGGCTTTCAAACTCCGAGACTCATCCGTGTTGTATTTGAGAATGACGTCAGCTTTGTTGTCCTAAAATAGACAAGATGCGTTTTAAACTATTACTTTACCAATATTGACACTGGTTAGATGTTTTAATAGGATGTAAAGGCTACAATATCTAAGATTATTTCTGGTAAATAAATGTGACAGAAGTGAAATGACAGAAGTGAAACTTCTGTTAAAAGTTCTCTCATGACAATAACTGgagatttttaaaattgttatttGGTCTGCattaaatgtaatgtatatatttaaaaaaatatatatatatattttctataattattaattataagATGTATAgccactagtgttgtcacaatactacaagttcaaacttgatttcaataccaaggaatagatttgatactcaatacagattccaataccaagatgataattaaaaacaccctTTGATTTGATGACAACATTCACAAacactctattgtctaaatagagtagtgtactttcttttatattaccatgtggccttacatctgtgtaatcagtcgctccatagtggtccagggccatatactagtctatgtagtCGTGTACTTGTTCTGAAGGCTTTGTGCCTTggatttttaaagtgcatattacATCTTTCcgtgtttctgtatttttgatTTGGTTTGGTAGGACAGTATCTGTGGCATAAAATGTGGAATCAACACAGTTGActtatgtaaaactatgatggcttatttttctttgtgtaatcaaaactattctgtaatttagacaagtttttaCAGTTATCATTATAGTTGCtagataaaacaacaactaccTCTATGGATGTTGCATCTGCAGCCCGTgctcaaccaggaagtaaaaatataCCTTTCACCAGAATAAAAACGCTTGAATAAACTAGGTCAGATCTTTAGTGAAATCTTAAATAGAACAATGTTAacattgttttagtaaaatgagtagtctaatccatcatgtgcactttaaagatTTTTGTTACACATTTTACCCCAAACTCTGATATATTTATAGTAATAATTAGGACTGTGCAGGtataaattatgaatgaatatgaatgaaagaaaatatgTCACTACACACCTGGTAATCTCTGAGTCCCACCAGAATAATGTCTGATGTGTTGATCCAGACCTGAGAGAGCAAAGCAAAAGGCTGAGGTCACATCACACTAAACAGTCCACAGGTTAAAAGGGCCCATGCTATTTTTGCATCTAGGTTGTTATAATTcctcagcaaaaacatacctagagttgtgttgtttcattcacacatttttaatacacaagtcctgcttatttaggctgagttcttctctcaaacggaaatcactttgttcccccttgtgatgtcatatggtaatacaggacgtgctccactgtgtttttaagctatATACACCTAAAGttaaaaaggtagctgttaacttgaaaactaccaatatatgacatcacaaggtggaacagagcatttttgagatttggaaatgcagacagacaaataatgcaggattattcaagcagatgtgaatgaaacaaaatatttccaggcatgttttggatgaggtcagaattctgtggtaGAATCTGCCTTGCTATCAGTAGGCAAGGGGTGGAAAATTCCTGGTAAATTTCCAGAAATGTTCATCAAATTTCCCATGGGAACTTCAGCTTGGAAATTTGGGGAATTTTCAGAAATAAAAACTGTCAAATGATGTTTAAATTCAGGAATGAATTAATCAAAtctagtatctagtttcaatactaattttaatattcattaatatcagatttttttatacttttggcAACCTTACTGTCGATCTCTTGATAAAAAACCCAAGTTGATTATTGATGACGGGATCTGGATTATACAGATGTTGGACAAACCTTTTTCCGGAGCTTTCCTCTGATGTGGCAAAGCCGTTTGGTACCGTCGAAACACATCGCCTCCAGACGGCCGTTCCCCAGCATTTTGATCACCTGAGCATACTCtaagaaatgaagaaaatagTAACATGATTAGTGCTGTTAGTATGATTTTCAACTTTATGCTCAGTCCAAGAGCTTAAATTTGTACTGAAAGTCATTTTGAATTTACAATACCCACATTTCACCAGAGACTGTGCTACCAAATAAAAGAAACTGTACATTCATTACTAGGTCTTCAGGCATTTTTTGGGGCGAGATGTtgggccttttttttttccttcacccAAATTATTCAATTTAAATATACCAacaactcacccacagcccatTTTTCACCACAAATCCATAAGAGCTGTGTATTCACATTTTCAGCAGTTATCTAAGCTCTATAGATACAGGCTGCAGGtcacccaaaacaaaatatcggcctgtgctgaaGATTTAATGCCAATAGCTGATACGCTAAAAAAGCCAAATGTCATGCCAGTATATCAGCCAACCAATATGTTGGTCTATCTCTAATTAAATCTATAGATCAGTAGCTTTCAAAACCTTtgacaccaagtaccaccaaagaaaacatTCGGgtttccaagtaccaccagctctaaaccaagtctacgaCAGGAATTGGCCAGGTCTTacgcaggactaagccaggtctaaaagtgtACTAATTCAGTggatcatttccactgtagttctaaacaagaaaatTATCCAGGGTGACAAAAAAGTGTATACAATCAACTCTAAGAtaggcaaacccacaaacttCAAGTTCAACAAGCAAAGCCATTTTCACTGGGTTAAATCACATCTGCTACAATTAATTTATCGCCAAGGTCAGATAATAAATTCTTAGGCAATGACTTCATTTTACCATTGGCAAAAGATTGTTACAAAACATTGACACCACCCAACAGCTTCTGTAAGCCCAGAGGAAAACATAATACATACT from Periophthalmus magnuspinnatus isolate fPerMag1 chromosome 20, fPerMag1.2.pri, whole genome shotgun sequence harbors:
- the eif1axb gene encoding eukaryotic translation initiation factor 1A X-linked b, whose protein sequence is MPKNKGKGGKNRRRGKNENESEKRELVFKEDGQEYAQVIKMLGNGRLEAMCFDGTKRLCHIRGKLRKKVWINTSDIILVGLRDYQDNKADVILKYNTDESRSLKAYGELPEHAKINDIDGTGPEDDEIQFDDMGDDVDEVDDI